The Coprococcus phoceensis genomic sequence GTCATTGCCATAGGATGTACAGGGGGAAAACACAGATCTGTGACATTGGCAAATGAGTTGTATGAAAAACTTTGTGAAGATGAAAATTATGGAATAAAAATAGAACATCGGGATATTGAAAAAGATGCAAAAAGAAAATAGTAATGGAAAACAGGAAATGTCTTTTTCCGGAAAAATAAAAGAAGAACTTGCCAGGCAGTGGTCCGAGGCGAGACATTGTCAAATAGCGGAACTTGCTGCGATTATCAGCATGTGTGGAAAGGTTTCGATTGACAGCAGAGAAAATTATTCGATTAAAGTGCGCACAGAAAATGTATCTGTTGCTAGAAAGTACTTTACATTATTGAAAAAAACATTTAATATAGATACTGAAAATTCTGTCGCGAGAAATAAATCAAATGGAAGTATTTACTATACAGTCATTATAAAAAAACACGAGAACGCAATCAAAGTACTTCAGGCGACTAAATTGATGGATGGAGCAGGAGAGATATCAGAGGAATTTTCGGTTTCCAGAAATTTGCTGTTACAGCAGAGCTGCTGCAAGAGAGCGTTTATCAGAGGAGCTTTTTTAGGAGCAGGCTCCATGAGCAATCCGGCGAAAGGATACCATTTGGAGATCGTATGCATGTCAGGAAAGAAAGCGGAACAACTGCAATCGGTAATGCATGCATTTGAGATTGAAGCAAAAGTGGTGATTCGAAAAAAATCACATGTTGTATATTTGAAAGAGGGGTCTCAGATTGTCGATCTTTTGAATGTTATGGAAGCACCGGTTGCATTGATGGAATTTGAAAATGTGCGTATTCTAAAGGATATGAGAAATACAGTGAATCGAAAGGTGAATTGTGAGACTGCCAATATTCATAAAACCGTATCTGCCGCGGTCAAACAGGTGGAAGATATTACATACATAAAAAATACAGTAGGCTTAGACGAGTTGCCGGAGGGACTAGAAGAAATCGCAAAAATCAGGCTGCAATATCCGGAGGCAACGTTAAAGGAGCTTGGAGATTTACTGACGGTACCGTTAGGAAAATCAGGTGTGAACCACAGGCTTAGAAAGCTGAGCAACATGGCTGAAAAGCTTAGGGAAAACAAGGAGGAGAATTATGATTAGGAGAGAAGTAACTGTTAATTGTGTAGGTGGACTGGATGCACGCCCGATTGCGATGCTCGTACAAAAAGCAAGCCAGTTTGAAAGCAATGTATACATTGAAATTCTGGATCAGAAAAAGATCAATGCAAAAAGTATTATGGGCATGATGTCTTTGAATATTTCAGATGGTGAAGCGGTTACTGTTGTAACGGACGGGGAAGATGAACAAGAGGCAGCAAGTGCGATTGAGGAGTACTTAAGTAAACAATAAGATGAGAAAAGAGCATGTGAATGCTCTTTTTTAACATCATTACAGTAGTGGGAGGTACAGATCATGAAGAAAATGCTATTTGTATATAATCCAAATGCCGGAAAGGGGCTGCTTAGACCGAAAGTATCTGATATTGTGGATATTTTTGTAAAAGCCGGATATGAGGTTACAATTTATCCGACGCAGAGCTACAGAGATGCATATAAAAAAGTTTGTGAGCTGGAAGAAGGATATCAGCTTGTCGTGTGCAGTGGTGGAGACGGAACAATCGATGAGGTTGTGACGGGGATGATGCAGAGGGAGCATAAGATTCCAATTGGTTATATCCCGACTGGAACGACGAATGATTTTGCAAACAGTCTGCATATTCCGAAGGATATTTTGATGGCAGCACATACATCTGTGAATGGGGCGCCGTTTGCGTGTGATATTGGACGATTTAATGATGATGTATTTGTGTACATAG encodes the following:
- the whiA gene encoding DNA-binding protein WhiA, which gives rise to MSFSGKIKEELARQWSEARHCQIAELAAIISMCGKVSIDSRENYSIKVRTENVSVARKYFTLLKKTFNIDTENSVARNKSNGSIYYTVIIKKHENAIKVLQATKLMDGAGEISEEFSVSRNLLLQQSCCKRAFIRGAFLGAGSMSNPAKGYHLEIVCMSGKKAEQLQSVMHAFEIEAKVVIRKKSHVVYLKEGSQIVDLLNVMEAPVALMEFENVRILKDMRNTVNRKVNCETANIHKTVSAAVKQVEDITYIKNTVGLDELPEGLEEIAKIRLQYPEATLKELGDLLTVPLGKSGVNHRLRKLSNMAEKLRENKEENYD
- a CDS encoding HPr family phosphocarrier protein, whose amino-acid sequence is MIRREVTVNCVGGLDARPIAMLVQKASQFESNVYIEILDQKKINAKSIMGMMSLNISDGEAVTVVTDGEDEQEAASAIEEYLSKQ